The proteins below come from a single Desulfitobacterium metallireducens DSM 15288 genomic window:
- a CDS encoding thioredoxin family protein → MKPVLMFTMETCPYCKQAFKWMDELCEEKKKYSEVEVTVIDENLQPEVAKQYDYYYVPTYFVDGIKVHEGVPTKDIVRNVLEKALED, encoded by the coding sequence ATGAAACCTGTTTTAATGTTTACAATGGAAACTTGCCCTTATTGTAAGCAAGCGTTTAAATGGATGGATGAGCTTTGCGAAGAGAAAAAAAAATATAGTGAGGTCGAGGTAACAGTTATTGATGAAAACCTTCAACCGGAGGTAGCAAAACAGTACGACTATTACTATGTGCCCACCTATTTTGTGGATGGAATTAAAGTACACGAAGGAGTTCCGACGAAGGATATCGTTCGCAACGTGTTGGAAAAAGCTCTTGAAGATTAA
- a CDS encoding DUF3006 domain-containing protein, translating to MKGIIDRFEENIAVVELENREKIDISRQLLPLEACEGDVVYEENGVFYIDQEETKKNKEDINKLMDNLWE from the coding sequence ATGAAAGGGATCATTGATCGCTTTGAAGAAAATATTGCGGTGGTTGAGTTAGAGAATAGGGAAAAGATTGATATTTCACGACAACTCTTGCCTCTTGAGGCTTGCGAAGGTGACGTTGTTTACGAGGAAAACGGTGTTTTTTATATTGATCAGGAAGAGACAAAGAAAAACAAAGAAGACATCAATAAGCTGATGGACAACTTATGGGAATAA
- a CDS encoding glycogen/starch/alpha-glucan phosphorylase encodes MFKDRESFKHEYVDKLIKSEGVLLEEATQWNKYVALVGLLRETVISYQAIAKKHEVAAKQVYYFSMEFLMGRLLKYYLINLGIEDLVRVGLNDLGIDLYDLLEQEKDPGLGNGGLGRLAACFMDSMAFLGINGHGNGIRYKYGMFDQRIINGYQHEVADDWLSKGFPWETRKPDQAVVVKFKGNVQVEVLEGKLQFKHENYEPVIAMPYDVPIMSYQNTATINTLRLWSAEPVPLELDLESFNRGEFQSVSRSTVESISYVLYPDDSSQTGKELRLKQEYFFVAAGLGSIVRTFKEKKVPWSDFTRWVAIHINDTHPTLCIPELMRIFIDEEGLAWEEAWKITVNTISFTNHTILPEALESWPIAMFRNFLPRIFMIVEEIERRFLETLHQRFPGEEKLILKTRIFCDGQVNMANLAVIGCSSINGVAALHTNILVQQTFKEFHRIFGYKFNNKTNGVNHRRFLLAANPSLSRLITESIGPSWIEDWSQLKNLQAFQQDRSFLKQLSAVKHRNKLQLIHLIKEKQDIILDPFSLFDVQVKRIHAYKRQLLNVLKIMHLYNLLQDNPSSLNQSYTFILGGKAAPGYYYAKTVIKLIHALARKLRQDPLAEQYLTVVFLENFNVSVGEIVYPAADVSEQISTASKEASGTGNMKFMMNGAVTLGTLDGANVEILDSVGQENMFVFGLNAQEVLRYYERQNYRSWDIYQANPEVHRVVDQLINGFFNEEQSEEFRMIYDSLLLYNDEFFVLHDFAAYIDAFKKLREAHMHQEKWNQMSLINIANSGKFSSDRAIREYGEAIWKV; translated from the coding sequence ATGTTTAAGGATAGGGAAAGTTTCAAACACGAGTACGTCGATAAATTGATCAAATCGGAAGGCGTCCTGCTCGAAGAAGCTACACAGTGGAATAAATATGTAGCCTTAGTTGGACTCCTACGTGAAACAGTGATTTCGTATCAGGCCATAGCGAAGAAACACGAGGTGGCGGCAAAACAAGTCTACTATTTTTCGATGGAATTCTTAATGGGGAGACTTCTCAAATATTATTTGATCAATCTGGGGATCGAGGACCTTGTTCGAGTAGGGCTAAACGATCTTGGAATAGATCTTTATGATTTATTAGAGCAAGAGAAGGATCCGGGCTTAGGAAATGGGGGCTTAGGCCGTTTGGCTGCCTGTTTTATGGATTCCATGGCCTTTTTGGGGATTAACGGTCATGGAAATGGTATTCGGTATAAGTATGGAATGTTTGATCAACGCATTATTAATGGGTATCAACATGAAGTAGCAGATGATTGGTTGAGCAAGGGATTCCCGTGGGAAACGCGGAAACCGGATCAAGCTGTCGTTGTGAAGTTTAAGGGTAATGTTCAAGTGGAGGTACTAGAGGGAAAACTCCAGTTCAAGCATGAAAATTATGAACCGGTTATAGCAATGCCTTACGATGTGCCCATCATGAGTTATCAGAATACGGCAACAATCAATACCCTGCGTCTTTGGAGTGCTGAACCCGTTCCTCTCGAATTAGATCTAGAATCTTTTAATCGTGGGGAATTCCAGTCGGTATCAAGATCAACCGTCGAGTCAATTTCGTATGTTCTTTATCCCGATGACAGTAGTCAGACTGGGAAGGAATTGCGCTTAAAACAAGAATACTTCTTTGTGGCTGCAGGATTGGGATCGATCGTGCGAACGTTTAAGGAAAAAAAGGTTCCCTGGAGTGATTTTACACGCTGGGTAGCTATACATATTAATGACACTCATCCAACCTTATGCATCCCCGAACTCATGCGAATTTTTATCGATGAGGAAGGACTTGCTTGGGAAGAGGCCTGGAAAATTACGGTCAACACGATTTCCTTTACCAATCATACGATCCTGCCCGAGGCATTGGAGAGTTGGCCCATAGCGATGTTTCGAAATTTCCTGCCCCGGATCTTCATGATTGTGGAGGAGATTGAACGCCGTTTCCTGGAAACTCTACATCAGCGCTTTCCGGGGGAAGAAAAGTTGATTCTGAAGACACGGATTTTTTGTGACGGACAGGTTAATATGGCTAACCTAGCCGTGATTGGATGTTCATCGATCAATGGAGTTGCCGCTCTTCATACGAATATATTGGTCCAACAAACGTTTAAAGAATTTCATCGAATCTTTGGCTATAAATTTAATAATAAAACTAACGGAGTAAATCACCGGCGGTTCTTGCTCGCAGCAAATCCTAGTTTATCCCGTTTAATTACCGAAAGTATTGGCCCGAGCTGGATTGAAGATTGGAGTCAATTAAAGAACCTGCAAGCCTTTCAACAGGATAGAAGTTTTCTTAAGCAATTATCAGCCGTGAAACACCGGAATAAGCTTCAATTGATTCATCTGATTAAGGAAAAACAGGACATCATCCTTGATCCTTTCTCACTCTTTGATGTTCAGGTCAAGCGCATTCATGCTTATAAACGCCAATTACTGAATGTATTAAAAATCATGCATCTTTATAATCTACTTCAAGATAATCCGAGTTCGCTTAACCAATCTTATACATTTATTTTGGGTGGGAAAGCAGCTCCGGGATATTATTACGCAAAAACCGTGATTAAACTTATCCACGCCTTGGCTCGAAAATTAAGACAGGATCCTCTTGCAGAGCAGTATTTAACGGTTGTATTTTTGGAAAATTTTAATGTGTCGGTCGGTGAGATTGTATACCCTGCTGCTGATGTGAGTGAGCAGATTTCCACAGCGAGTAAAGAAGCATCAGGGACAGGTAACATGAAGTTTATGATGAATGGCGCCGTCACACTCGGCACGTTAGATGGAGCTAATGTTGAAATTCTGGATTCGGTAGGACAGGAAAACATGTTTGTCTTCGGACTTAATGCTCAAGAGGTTCTCAGGTATTATGAACGACAAAATTATCGATCCTGGGATATTTATCAGGCAAATCCTGAGGTACACCGCGTTGTGGATCAACTGATCAATGGATTTTTCAATGAGGAACAAAGTGAAGAATTCCGGATGATTTATGATTCACTCTTACTTTACAATGATGAGTTTTTTGTTCTTCACGATTTTGCAGCATATATTGATGCGTTTAAGAAACTCCGGGAAGCCCATATGCATCAAGAAAAATGGAATCAGATGTCCCTGATCAATATCGCCAATTCTGGGAAATTTTCGAGCGACCGGGCTATTCGAGAATATGGTGAGGCAATCTGGAAGGTATAG
- a CDS encoding ComEC/Rec2 family competence protein produces MATRCTKLTEKLSRVFIVVLLVSSCIAFITGCGVTTGVSTPSQGNALISSQPMQNGEEKLRVSYIDVGQGDSILIQIPNGKNVLIDAGENDQGDKVVSYIRSQGVKRLDLTIWTHPHSDHIGGADAVTKAFDIGQIVMPKQTSSTQSFRSLLTAISQKGLKITEAKAGLKLDLGSEVKAEMLAPNSTQYEEVNDYSAVLRLTYGQTAFLFTGDAQSESEQEMMNAGYDLRADVLKVGHHGSRTSTSAAFLARVQPEYAVISVGNDNDYGHPTVNTLTRLQKAGVSLYRTDESGTVVAESDGKNITFTVGRTSQ; encoded by the coding sequence ATGGCAACACGTTGTACTAAACTCACAGAAAAGCTTTCACGTGTCTTTATTGTGGTTTTATTGGTCTCTAGTTGTATAGCTTTTATAACGGGATGTGGGGTAACAACTGGGGTATCGACCCCGTCTCAAGGGAACGCTTTAATTTCATCACAACCGATGCAAAATGGAGAGGAAAAGCTGCGTGTATCATACATCGATGTGGGACAAGGCGATTCAATACTGATCCAGATTCCTAATGGCAAAAACGTTCTAATCGATGCAGGGGAAAATGATCAGGGAGATAAAGTGGTTTCCTATATTAGAAGTCAGGGCGTAAAACGACTTGATCTCACGATCTGGACACATCCTCATTCTGATCACATTGGAGGAGCAGATGCTGTCACAAAGGCATTTGACATAGGTCAGATTGTCATGCCGAAACAAACCTCATCGACTCAATCGTTTCGCAGTCTGCTAACTGCAATCAGTCAAAAGGGCCTAAAAATTACGGAAGCAAAAGCAGGCTTAAAGCTGGATTTAGGATCCGAAGTTAAGGCTGAGATGCTTGCCCCAAATTCAACCCAATATGAGGAAGTTAATGATTATAGTGCTGTGTTGAGGCTTACTTACGGGCAAACTGCATTTTTATTCACTGGGGATGCGCAATCTGAGTCAGAACAAGAAATGATGAATGCGGGTTATGATCTTAGAGCTGATGTTTTAAAAGTAGGTCACCATGGATCTCGAACATCCACTTCAGCTGCATTTCTAGCAAGAGTACAGCCTGAGTATGCAGTTATTTCCGTAGGTAATGATAATGATTACGGTCATCCTACAGTAAATACCTTAACAAGGCTTCAGAAGGCGGGTGTGTCTCTATATCGGACGGATGAATCTGGAACTGTAGTTGCCGAATCGGATGGGAAAAATATTACGTTTACTGTAGGGAGGACAAGTCAATGA
- the glgB gene encoding 1,4-alpha-glucan branching protein GlgB, translating into MNDMDFLTQNEIYLFNSGELYHSYLKLGAHLYEDKGIVGTHFAVWVPAVLQVNLIGDFNNWGADPIHMQEVGTTGVWTLFVPENLVGQRYKYEIRTNNGVVLHKADPYAFYAERRPHTASIVYSLDTYNWQDEAWIKQRSKSSPIDRPLAIYEVHLSSWRQHASGEFYSWREFAAELIPYVKELGYTHLELLPIMEHPFDGSWGYQATGYYACTSRYGNPQDFMYFVDQCHQAGIGVLMDWVPGHFCKDAHGLGRFNGEGVYEKDEHLEWGTYNFNFGKTEILSFLISNALFWITVYHVDGLRVDGVSSMLYLDYAKKAGSWTPNIKGGRENLEAIVFMQKLNQVVFQEVPGVLMIAEEATDWPLVTYPIEVQGLGYNYKWNMGWMNDTLRYMKLDFSQRQYQHQLLTFSLTYAFAENYVLPLSHDEVVHGKQSLLSKMPGDYAQKFAGLRTLYGYFFCHPGKKLLFMGGEFAQFIEWRDAGELDWFLLDYEAHRKLREYVRSLNQFYLKEKALWEIDSNWEGFDWIDVNNNRQSILVFCRRAKDPQDFLVVVLNFQPQAYSEFRIGVPMDGLYQEVINSDLRVYGGNTLKLHEERQAEAETWHGQQFSLNITLPALSCIILKPMSVVEESVGDDNV; encoded by the coding sequence ATGAATGATATGGATTTTTTAACCCAGAATGAAATCTATCTATTCAATTCAGGCGAGTTATATCATAGTTACTTAAAACTTGGGGCTCACCTCTATGAAGACAAGGGAATTGTGGGAACCCATTTTGCAGTATGGGTTCCAGCTGTTCTTCAAGTCAATCTGATTGGCGATTTCAACAATTGGGGTGCAGACCCAATTCACATGCAGGAAGTAGGGACTACGGGAGTGTGGACACTCTTTGTGCCCGAAAACCTAGTGGGTCAGCGATATAAATATGAGATTCGAACAAATAACGGTGTAGTGCTTCATAAAGCCGATCCCTACGCTTTCTATGCGGAACGGCGACCCCACACAGCCTCGATTGTTTATTCACTGGATACGTATAATTGGCAAGATGAAGCTTGGATTAAACAGCGTTCTAAAAGCTCTCCGATTGATCGTCCTTTGGCGATTTACGAAGTGCACCTAAGCTCCTGGCGTCAACATGCTTCAGGTGAATTTTATTCCTGGAGAGAGTTTGCTGCGGAGCTCATTCCTTATGTTAAAGAGTTAGGCTATACTCATTTAGAACTCTTACCTATAATGGAGCACCCGTTTGATGGTTCCTGGGGATACCAGGCGACTGGTTATTATGCATGCACTAGTCGCTATGGTAATCCGCAGGATTTTATGTATTTTGTGGATCAATGTCATCAAGCAGGAATTGGAGTTCTAATGGATTGGGTTCCTGGACATTTTTGTAAAGATGCTCATGGTCTAGGACGTTTTAATGGGGAAGGTGTCTATGAAAAAGATGAGCATTTGGAATGGGGAACCTATAATTTTAATTTTGGAAAAACAGAAATATTGAGCTTTTTAATATCCAATGCTTTGTTTTGGATAACTGTCTATCATGTTGATGGCCTCCGAGTGGATGGGGTTAGCAGTATGCTATATTTAGATTATGCTAAAAAAGCTGGGTCTTGGACGCCTAATATCAAGGGCGGACGGGAAAATCTTGAGGCGATTGTCTTTATGCAGAAATTGAATCAAGTTGTCTTCCAAGAAGTTCCAGGCGTCTTGATGATTGCGGAAGAAGCTACGGATTGGCCCCTTGTGACCTATCCTATCGAAGTTCAGGGGCTAGGCTACAATTACAAATGGAACATGGGATGGATGAACGATACGTTACGCTACATGAAGCTTGATTTTTCGCAACGCCAATATCAGCATCAGTTGTTGACTTTCTCCTTAACCTATGCTTTTGCTGAAAATTATGTTCTGCCGCTTTCCCATGACGAGGTTGTTCATGGAAAGCAGTCTTTGTTGTCCAAAATGCCGGGAGATTATGCTCAAAAATTTGCGGGTTTAAGAACCTTGTATGGTTATTTTTTCTGTCATCCTGGGAAAAAACTCCTTTTTATGGGAGGGGAATTCGCTCAATTTATTGAGTGGCGTGATGCAGGAGAACTTGACTGGTTTCTTCTTGATTATGAAGCTCACCGTAAGCTACGGGAATATGTCCGAAGTCTAAATCAGTTTTATCTAAAAGAAAAAGCCTTGTGGGAAATCGACTCTAATTGGGAAGGTTTTGACTGGATTGACGTTAATAATAATAGACAAAGCATCCTCGTTTTTTGTAGGAGAGCGAAGGACCCGCAGGATTTCTTAGTCGTAGTTCTTAATTTTCAGCCTCAAGCTTATTCTGAGTTTCGGATTGGAGTTCCCATGGACGGTCTATATCAGGAAGTAATCAATTCCGATCTACGGGTATACGGAGGCAATACCTTGAAGCTTCATGAGGAGCGGCAGGCTGAAGCGGAGACTTGGCACGGTCAGCAGTTTTCCTTAAATATTACGTTGCCAGCCCTTTCTTGTATTATCTTAAAGCCAATGAGTGTAGTCGAAGAAAGTGTAGGAGATGACAATGTTTAA
- a CDS encoding bifunctional diguanylate cyclase/phosphodiesterase: protein MDKRVYESIMKTNKKTDEYEKHIQYLNQLYAVLAQTSQAIVECSDEGSLWDRLCRVSVEMGGMKMSWIGRPVEDDRFSILSCFGTGTEYLDGLYVSSSAEVSEGRGPTGVAFRENRLVICQDFLEDDHTHLWQNLAHHYGWRASAAIPLRRAGQPYAALTVYHFEPNIFDQKMIELLEEIATTISFALDQFDTNKLRIKAEDRLRLFAKVFEQSNEGIIITDLRANILTVNEAVTKLTGYTESEVIGKNPNILSSGRQDQEYYQFMWDTIQATGHWQGELWNRRKDGSEYAEGLSISQIVDAEGMITNYIGIFRDITLRMETAKALLDAQQRLINIIDFLPDATFVIDKERKIIAWNKAIESLTGIKAQDMIGKGNYEYSIPLYHRRHPILIDLALDFKQEQANHYQSIRFTQGDVLIGESTTHHILSGKTALWANASVLRDSQGKAIAAIETIRDVTQQKEAEEKIQHLAYYDALTNLPNRVLLTERVNNAISEAESKKETLVLMFLDLDHFKNINDTLGHRIGDLLLTHLADRLKAQFGNQEVVFRLSGDEFIILLPGIDTDRVVCLAEKLLSEHSQPFHIEGHELTITSSIGIAFYPLDGLDFETLYKCADIAMFFTKQEGRNSYRFFSPEMQLHSVRQLHMENALRKALERNELRVFYQPQISLATGKVVGMEALIRWQHPEFGLVSPLEFIPLAEESGLILPIGVWVLQTAIHQLKSWQEQGQPPMIVAVNLSAVQLRQTYFPQIVQQCLKEANLPAKYLELELTESVAMSQPHKAIAMLDALHALGISIAIDDFGTGYSSMAYLTRFKINKLKIDQSFVRKIGNNSDAEAIIDTIIGMTKSLNLETIAEGVETKEHLDFLRERGCGEVQGYYFSKPKPAEEIQIWLENWSNNLEGRITKERERSC from the coding sequence ATGGATAAGCGAGTATATGAGTCCATAATGAAGACGAATAAAAAAACGGATGAATATGAAAAACATATTCAATATCTTAATCAACTTTATGCGGTCTTAGCACAGACGAGTCAAGCTATTGTTGAATGCTCGGATGAAGGAAGCTTGTGGGACAGGCTTTGTCGTGTTTCGGTTGAAATGGGTGGCATGAAAATGAGCTGGATTGGGCGCCCTGTAGAAGATGACCGGTTCTCGATTCTCTCTTGTTTTGGTACTGGAACAGAGTATCTAGATGGTCTTTATGTTTCCTCTAGCGCTGAGGTTTCCGAAGGGCGTGGTCCTACTGGAGTCGCTTTTCGTGAAAATCGTTTGGTAATCTGTCAAGATTTTCTCGAGGATGACCATACACACCTTTGGCAAAACCTTGCTCATCACTATGGATGGAGAGCAAGTGCAGCGATCCCGCTAAGGCGTGCGGGGCAACCCTATGCCGCTTTGACCGTTTATCATTTTGAACCTAATATTTTTGATCAGAAGATGATTGAATTATTAGAAGAGATTGCGACTACTATAAGTTTTGCCCTAGATCAATTCGATACGAACAAACTCCGAATTAAGGCTGAGGACAGACTTCGGCTTTTTGCGAAAGTTTTCGAGCAAAGTAACGAAGGAATTATCATAACCGATTTACGAGCGAACATCTTAACGGTTAATGAGGCTGTTACCAAATTAACCGGATATACTGAAAGCGAGGTTATCGGAAAGAACCCCAATATTCTTTCTTCAGGTCGCCAGGATCAGGAATATTACCAGTTCATGTGGGATACAATCCAAGCCACCGGACATTGGCAGGGGGAATTATGGAATCGGCGTAAAGATGGCAGTGAATATGCTGAAGGACTTTCTATCAGTCAAATCGTTGACGCTGAGGGAATGATTACAAATTACATCGGGATCTTTCGAGATATTACTTTACGTATGGAAACTGCGAAGGCTCTTCTGGATGCACAGCAGCGTTTAATCAATATTATCGATTTTCTTCCTGATGCGACCTTCGTCATTGATAAAGAGAGGAAGATTATTGCATGGAATAAAGCAATTGAATCCCTGACTGGCATCAAGGCTCAGGATATGATAGGCAAAGGAAATTATGAATATTCAATACCCCTTTATCATCGAAGGCATCCTATTTTGATCGATCTTGCCCTCGATTTTAAGCAAGAGCAAGCCAACCATTATCAGTCCATCCGTTTTACTCAAGGAGATGTTCTGATTGGTGAATCGACAACGCATCATATACTTTCAGGAAAAACCGCTCTTTGGGCAAATGCTTCTGTTTTACGTGATTCTCAAGGCAAGGCCATTGCAGCTATTGAAACGATTCGTGATGTCACTCAACAAAAAGAAGCGGAAGAAAAAATCCAGCATTTGGCTTATTATGACGCTTTGACGAATTTACCTAACCGGGTGTTGCTTACAGAGCGCGTCAACAATGCAATTAGTGAAGCCGAGAGCAAGAAAGAGACTCTTGTGCTTATGTTCCTCGATCTTGATCATTTTAAAAATATAAATGATACATTAGGCCATCGCATTGGGGATCTATTGCTGACCCATCTTGCTGATAGACTAAAAGCTCAATTTGGAAATCAGGAGGTGGTTTTTCGACTTAGTGGCGATGAGTTCATTATACTGTTACCGGGTATTGATACTGATCGGGTTGTATGTCTTGCGGAAAAATTGCTATCTGAACATTCCCAACCCTTTCATATCGAGGGTCATGAGTTAACGATCACTTCATCAATTGGTATTGCTTTTTATCCTCTTGATGGTTTAGACTTTGAAACCCTTTACAAGTGTGCGGATATCGCGATGTTTTTTACTAAGCAGGAAGGCCGTAACTCTTATCGTTTTTTCAGTCCAGAAATGCAGTTACATTCTGTACGCCAACTTCATATGGAAAACGCGTTACGTAAGGCTTTAGAACGTAATGAATTACGCGTATTCTATCAGCCTCAGATATCCTTAGCAACGGGCAAGGTTGTCGGAATGGAAGCGCTGATCCGTTGGCAACATCCTGAATTCGGATTGGTATCTCCTTTGGAATTTATACCGTTAGCTGAAGAAAGTGGGTTGATCTTACCCATTGGTGTATGGGTGCTTCAAACAGCTATTCACCAATTGAAGAGCTGGCAGGAACAAGGTCAACCTCCGATGATTGTTGCCGTAAATTTATCCGCAGTTCAGTTACGACAAACTTATTTTCCGCAGATTGTGCAGCAATGCCTAAAAGAAGCAAACTTGCCGGCTAAGTATCTAGAACTAGAATTGACGGAAAGTGTGGCTATGAGTCAGCCCCATAAAGCGATTGCCATGTTAGATGCACTTCATGCACTCGGAATCTCGATTGCAATAGATGATTTTGGCACAGGCTATTCCTCCATGGCGTATTTGACACGATTTAAGATCAATAAACTAAAAATCGATCAATCCTTCGTACGCAAAATTGGGAATAACTCTGATGCTGAAGCGATTATTGATACAATTATTGGCATGACGAAGAGTCTAAACCTTGAAACAATCGCTGAAGGAGTAGAAACCAAAGAGCATCTCGATTTTCTCCGGGAAAGAGGATGTGGGGAAGTTCAAGGATATTATTTCAGTAAACCTAAGCCTGCTGAAGAGATACAAATATGGCTTGAAAATTGGTCCAATAATTTGGAGGGAAGAATTACTAAAGAACGTGAAAGGAGTTGTTGA
- a CDS encoding lysophospholipid acyltransferase family protein: MFRTILWFIYFGAYLLAIYPKMLKVQRLAEIGNTVEHDELTHQVAQKWARSLVKFAGVTVTVTGQVKVPTEGAVLFVSNHQGNFDIPLLLGYIEKPKGFIAKIELKKVPLIRTWMTHLNCVFMDRSDIRQSLKVMKQAADYLKAGYSMVIFPEGTRSKSDTIGEFKAGSLKLALKAGIPIIPITISGSYKIMEQNGTIIKPADVKITLHDLIPTAGLSKEEAIELPEKIRSIIEQSV; encoded by the coding sequence ATGTTTCGCACAATTCTTTGGTTTATCTATTTTGGTGCCTATCTTCTCGCCATTTATCCCAAAATGTTAAAAGTACAACGATTGGCAGAAATAGGGAATACAGTTGAACATGATGAACTCACTCACCAAGTCGCCCAAAAATGGGCTCGTTCTCTTGTCAAATTTGCAGGAGTCACAGTAACCGTCACGGGACAGGTAAAAGTCCCCACGGAGGGCGCTGTACTCTTTGTCAGTAATCATCAAGGTAATTTTGATATTCCCCTTCTCTTGGGTTATATCGAGAAACCCAAAGGATTCATTGCTAAAATAGAGCTTAAAAAAGTTCCTTTAATTCGCACTTGGATGACTCATCTTAACTGTGTTTTTATGGATCGTTCAGATATCCGCCAATCCTTAAAGGTCATGAAACAAGCTGCGGATTATCTTAAAGCAGGCTATTCAATGGTTATTTTCCCTGAAGGCACGCGAAGTAAAAGTGACACGATTGGAGAATTTAAAGCGGGGAGTTTAAAATTAGCACTGAAGGCTGGTATACCGATTATTCCGATCACGATCAGCGGATCCTATAAAATTATGGAACAAAACGGTACTATCATTAAACCAGCTGATGTTAAGATTACACTTCACGACCTTATTCCTACGGCCGGATTAAGTAAAGAAGAAGCTATAGAACTCCCGGAAAAAATCAGAAGCATAATTGAACAGAGTGTGTAA
- a CDS encoding glucose-1-phosphate adenylyltransferase produces MAKQEYIVMLLAGGQGSRLGPLTRNIAKPAVSFCGKYRIIDFCLSNCAKSRITTIGVLTQYIPFLLNSYIGSGSAWDLDDPRGGVHILQPYQGGEGGWYKGTANAVYHNMTFIDLYNPEYVLILSGDHIYKMDYTQMIRFHKNTGSEITIATITVPSEEVSRFGILTTDEESRVTQFEEKPTHSESNLASMGVYVFNWSVLKQSLLKDVEDPQSENDFGKNIIPKALGEGTRIYAYPFQGYWRDVGTIESYYHANMECLEREDSVDLFDPKFKIFSNEDILPAQYIGPEAMVTDSFIGNGCTVLGKVNHSILAPGAFVGADAIIQDSIVLPNAKIHKGSEIRKAIIGEDAVLMPGCKIGVMSPLSPKQEGITVIEGNQVIDAETEFIAGSNIYRMK; encoded by the coding sequence ATGGCTAAGCAGGAATATATTGTGATGTTGTTGGCGGGTGGACAAGGAAGCCGCTTGGGACCGTTAACCCGAAATATTGCGAAGCCAGCCGTTTCCTTCTGTGGCAAGTATCGAATTATCGACTTTTGTTTGAGTAATTGTGCAAAATCCCGGATTACGACGATCGGGGTTCTTACTCAATACATCCCATTTCTCCTCAATTCTTATATTGGCTCTGGTTCAGCCTGGGATTTAGATGATCCACGAGGAGGAGTTCATATTCTCCAGCCTTATCAAGGCGGTGAAGGAGGCTGGTATAAGGGTACTGCCAATGCGGTATATCATAACATGACCTTTATTGATTTATATAACCCGGAATACGTCCTTATCCTTTCTGGCGATCACATCTATAAAATGGATTATACTCAGATGATTCGGTTTCATAAAAATACAGGTTCGGAAATTACCATTGCGACGATTACGGTTCCTTCAGAGGAAGTCTCACGTTTTGGAATTTTAACAACGGATGAAGAGAGTAGAGTGACGCAGTTTGAAGAAAAACCTACACATTCGGAAAGCAATCTTGCTTCAATGGGAGTCTATGTTTTTAACTGGTCGGTGCTCAAACAATCCCTATTAAAAGACGTTGAGGATCCCCAATCTGAAAATGATTTTGGGAAAAACATTATTCCAAAGGCCTTAGGGGAAGGAACCCGAATTTATGCTTATCCGTTTCAGGGATATTGGCGCGATGTCGGAACCATAGAAAGCTATTATCATGCGAATATGGAATGTTTAGAAAGAGAAGACTCGGTTGATCTTTTTGATCCAAAATTCAAGATCTTCTCGAATGAAGATATTTTACCCGCTCAGTATATCGGACCTGAGGCCATGGTCACGGATAGCTTCATCGGAAATGGGTGTACCGTCCTTGGCAAGGTGAATCATTCAATATTAGCACCGGGTGCGTTTGTTGGAGCGGATGCAATTATTCAAGACTCAATTGTTTTACCCAATGCCAAGATCCACAAGGGCTCGGAAATTCGGAAAGCTATTATCGGCGAGGATGCTGTTCTCATGCCCGGTTGCAAAATCGGAGTAATGTCACCCCTTTCTCCAAAGCAAGAAGGAATCACGGTGATTGAGGGAAATCAAGTCATTGATGCAGAAACTGAGTTCATCGCAGGTAGTAATATTTATCGGATGAAGTAG